The nucleotide sequence TAAATTGAACCGTTTTTCCCAATCCCATGTCATCGGCCAGACAAGCTCCCAGCCCAAAGCGGCGTAAAAAGAACAGCCACGAACTGCCCTCCAGCTGATAATGGCGTAACGTCCCGTGAAAAGTAGATGGCTGCTCCATGATCGGGATGCGTTTCGTTTCTTGCAATTGATTCAACAGCTCTCGCAAATGCTGGTTTAGCTGAACTTCAACCGTTAGAGAAGTATCGAAATCGAACTCATCATCGGGTAGCTCCTCCACCTCTACAGTAGGGGCGAGGTGCATTCTCATGACATCACGTAGGGACATGCCGTTTTTCGCTTTGTTTTTCTTGAGTGCTTCTTGCAACTGCAAGAATAAATCGGGAGTCAATTGCACCCAATGCCCGCGAATTTTCAGCAGGCGTTGCTTTTGTTTAATGAGTTCCTCAAATTCCTCTTCGCTGAGCTCCACAGGTCCCAAGGCGAGCTTCCATTCAAAATCCATGAGCTGGGAGACACCCAGGAAGGATTGTCGGCTAGCCCCGACAGAGGTTGTAATTTTGGCTTTTAGCTTCGGTTTTACCCGGCGTACTTGTTCCCACCACGCTGGTAGAAAGACATGAATACCGGCTTGCACCAACTGCAAACTGCTCGACGTCAAAAAGATCCACGCTTGCTCGTTCGTCAGTCGGGTGAGAAAACGGCTTTGATTCTCCTGGGAGTCTTTTTGCCACGGGAGAATCTCCTTGCATTTGGCGAGGTCCGTGAGAAAACGATTCCAGTGTTCACGCCAGTCAGCAGGGATGCGGGCGGTAGCTACCCCCTCAGCCGTCAACTGGTGTGGCTCAATGAGAAATAACTGATCTGGCTCTTCACGATTCTGCAAATACACTTGGAGTTGCCAGTCATTGGGATGCTCCTCGGCTTCGACGATTTGCAAACATGTGCGAAACGGTGTCGTATCTGGCAGCCAGCCTATCGATTGCAACCATTCCTGTTCCTGAAGGTGTGGAGAAAGCTCGGAGCCCATGACGTACAGAGCCGGGTATTGCGTCAATAGCTGCTCCCACTTTCGTCCAATCTCACCAGTGCCCTGCAAGGATTCCTCTACGACGAGCGATAGCCACCTGTGTCCGTACTCTGGAAAATCGCCGGGAGTATGCATGGCTCTCCAGCCTATTTGTCCTTTTTTCCAGGAAGAAAAATCAGGGGCAATAGAGCCTTGTGCGAGCGTATCCCGGATCATTCCCGCTACATGCGTATATTGTTCAAATGACTTGCTGGATGAATAGGTCCGATGCAAAAGCCATTGGGGGGAGACGAAAAAGGAGAGGGCCTTGGCAGGGCTGAGCAATACGCCATGCTCGTTTTTGTTGAGGAAGGTTCCGTAATAGGAGGACTCATCCCACGCAAAAAGTGTTCCTGCCAATTCTTCTGGATCGATCACTGCTCCTTGCGTGTCTTTGCCAGTAATCAAGAATTGTCCGTCTGCCAAAAGCTCTCCGTCTAGAACCAATGTAGTGACGGTATTCATAAGTTGAAATTTCCTCTCCTTAGCTCTTCTTGAAAAGCACGTAACCGATTATGTTTGGCAGATAATTGTTCCACGTATCGTTCCCAGCGCGGATCTTGGTTTGCTCTGTTGTAAATCGTCCTTACCTTTTTCATGAGCTTGATCGCTTCTTTGTAGGCCGTTCGATTACGTTCCGCAATCAGTCTGTTCACCTCGCGCAAATAAAAAGGGAAGAGCAGAGTCGGCTCGGCTTCCTCGATTTCTTTCACCTGCACGATCGAGATATCTGCCATGGGCACTTGAAACGACATTTGCAAATCAATCCATTGCTGAAACTGTCGTTCGTCATATAAATAGGCGGCATATTCGTGGTAACTGCTTGGTAAGAACTGCTTTAGCTTGGCGCCGCACTCGGCTGATCGTCCCACTTGCTCCATCGCTTCCTGCCAAATGGCGATAACGAGACGGTATTGTTGTGTCTCGGCTTGACCGATTAAGGACGTCAAGGAAGCAGTCCAATCGAGAAATCGTTGCCATTCGCCATTGCGTGCGAATGATTTCATATAGGACAAGTAGAAGGATAGGTTCAAACGGCTCATTCTTTTCCAGATTTGTAGAGCAGCTTCATCTTCTTTTTCCATCACATGAAAGTGGGCGCGGAGCAGCAGCCCTTTTTCCTTTTCGGCGGCAGAACTGTTTTCGTCGTTGATAAGCTGATCCAGTACATGGATCTCCTCTTGCATCCACTCCGGCTTCTTCAATAGCATCCACCATAACATTTGATAGGCGAAAATCCAGTAGAGGGAGGTGGCTTCGTTTTCTTTCAATTGCTTTGTCAGTTGAAGAGTATCTATGATGGCATCCTGGTGGTCAGTCAAGAGAGCAGGGATATCTGCGAAGTACAATGTCCCTTCTAATTGATCCAATAGCCGCTCGGCTGTCTGAACCAAATCCAGGAACCAGTATGATTGGCGGTACGTTTTCACGTATTGTGTAAGCTTCATGAGATGAAACAGATTGGCATGAATGACAAAAAGTTGTGCGCGATCTTTCGGCCACGAGGCAGCAACACTCAGCACATTCTGATAGCTCGATAATAACTCAGAGGAAGCTCGATACGATTCCATGGCCGCAAACAGGTTGCGTGTCCAGCTCTCAAAAAATGCCCACCATTCTTTGACGGAGCTATTTGCGGTAAGCGGAGAGGAAACAGACGCTGTATCCTGCTGAGCAGGAGCGGTATGGCTATATTTATAAGCAGGAATCAGCAGATGAGGAGAAAAAGTAGCTCGTCTTGGTTGTTGGGAGCGGGTCAAAAATGTGCGAGGATTCTCGAACACACTATACATCTGAAAAAAAGTAGCAGCAATATGCTTGCAAATGCGCGAATAAGGGCAGGTACAGGTACTGTTTTGAACCGTTTCCATATCGAGGCGAACATGATACACCTCGGAACCTTGAACATCACTCATCAAATATTGGCCTTGTTCTACGCGTGTATTGAAGACGACGCCATCAGAAAAGTACGTATAGCCCCGTTCAATGATGTGTCCTTCGACGGCAATTAGGATTTGCTCGCCTACCTGTATCGCTTGTTCCCGAGTCAACTCTCTTTGCAACATGTAGTCAGATCCTCCGAACGAAGTGTCATCCCTCCATTATAACCCAAAATGCGGAGAATGGAAAAAGATGCGTGTGTTCGCAGCATCAATAAATGGTTTGGGCCATAAGCAGAAACAATGCTTAATTTTTGCGGGGACTGGGTGTATACTGAACACGTCGAATGAAAGGCAACGAAACGCAATGTGTTTTATTGTCTTTCGTTGTATTTGTACAACAAGAGAGAGAAGGGGCACACATGTTATCGATTTCGATTCTGCTCGTACTATCGTCTGGCCTTGCGCACGCAGTCTGGAACCTGTTCACGAAAAAAAGTGAGAACAAAATGGCGTTTCTTTGGTTGATTACATTGCCAACAACCGTGATCCTCTTGCCTGTTCTCATTTGGGAATTGATGCACGTACAACTGACATGGTCTCTGGTTCTTTTTCTGTTTATGTCCTTTTTCTTTCAAGGATGCTATACCTTGTTGGTTTCAAAGGCGTATACATACGGGGATATCTCTCAGGTTTACCCTATCATGAGGGGGACGGGGACGCTTCTCATTCCGTTTTTTAGCGCCATTTTCTTTCAAGAGTATTTATCTGTACCGGGATGGCTGGGGGTCATTTGCATCGTGATCGGAGTCTTCGCCATTAGTGGAATGATTGGCACAGATCGTCAAGCTCAACCAATAAATCCGCTCGCCCTGCGATACGCTTTTGCTGTTGGGCTCTGCATTACAGGGTACACGTTAACCGACAAGCAAATCGTACAACAATTATCTCCATTCGCTTTATTGGAAATCACCAACTTTGCCTGTCTGATTGTCGCCGGGGGCTTTGTTTGGAAAAAGGGACTTATCCGCCGTGAGTGGCAAAAAAACTGGCGAACGATTGTACTTGGTGCCGTCCTTTCACCAGGCTCGTATTTGTTGTTTTTGTTTGCCATGACATTGGCACCACTGGCAGCCATTGCCCCCATTCGTGAGGTAAGTACGGTTTTTGGTACGCTGCTCGGGGTCTTTTTGCTAAAGGAACGACAACGCGTATGGCGTCTGTCGATGTCTTTGATGATCACGATTGGCATTATTTCCATTGCGGTTTGGGGCTAAAGGATGATGAAGAGGTCGGCTGGGAGAAATCCTGGCTGGCTATTTTTTTTGCTACCAGGGAAAGATGAAGTGGTAAGAAAAAAACGGCTAAGGATGATCAAAATGGATGCAAAAGCAATTGCTCCGATCACTCATAAGCGGACGAAAAAAAGAAGGATCGTACTGAGAACTCTCGGAATCATCATTGGAGCTTTGTTGGTGGCAGTTGGACTGGAAAT is from Brevibacillus brevis and encodes:
- a CDS encoding DEAD/DEAH box helicase, whose amino-acid sequence is MNTVTTLVLDGELLADGQFLITGKDTQGAVIDPEELAGTLFAWDESSYYGTFLNKNEHGVLLSPAKALSFFVSPQWLLHRTYSSSKSFEQYTHVAGMIRDTLAQGSIAPDFSSWKKGQIGWRAMHTPGDFPEYGHRWLSLVVEESLQGTGEIGRKWEQLLTQYPALYVMGSELSPHLQEQEWLQSIGWLPDTTPFRTCLQIVEAEEHPNDWQLQVYLQNREEPDQLFLIEPHQLTAEGVATARIPADWREHWNRFLTDLAKCKEILPWQKDSQENQSRFLTRLTNEQAWIFLTSSSLQLVQAGIHVFLPAWWEQVRRVKPKLKAKITTSVGASRQSFLGVSQLMDFEWKLALGPVELSEEEFEELIKQKQRLLKIRGHWVQLTPDLFLQLQEALKKNKAKNGMSLRDVMRMHLAPTVEVEELPDDEFDFDTSLTVEVQLNQHLRELLNQLQETKRIPIMEQPSTFHGTLRHYQLEGSSWLFFLRRFGLGACLADDMGLGKTVQFITYLLHVKQHGPANTPSLLICPTSVIGNWQKELKRFAPSLQVMIHYGNDRQKKEAFLPAIKGADLVITSYALSHLDEQELGMITWDTICLDEAQNIKNAYTKQASAVRDLKAWHRIALTGTPIENRLSELWSIFDFLNPGYLGSLGEFTQRFVHPIERDQDQQLINQVQRLIQPFLLRRVKTDPNIQLDLPDKNESKEYVPLTTEQGALYETAIQDMFDRMEKASPMERRGLILTTLTRLKQLCDHPALILNEISTTDEASRSHKLERLLELVEDIRQKKERCLIFTQYIEMGNLLQRVLTREGYGPVYFLNGATKKEKRDEMIARFQDQTLPDDERGAIFILSLRAGGTGLNLTEANHVIHVDRWWNPAVENQATDRAHRIGQQRNVHVYKFISLGTIEERIDEMMERKLSLSQQIVGTGESWITELSTEELRDLFTLRHDWLDSKG
- a CDS encoding SWIM zinc finger family protein, which gives rise to MLQRELTREQAIQVGEQILIAVEGHIIERGYTYFSDGVVFNTRVEQGQYLMSDVQGSEVYHVRLDMETVQNSTCTCPYSRICKHIAATFFQMYSVFENPRTFLTRSQQPRRATFSPHLLIPAYKYSHTAPAQQDTASVSSPLTANSSVKEWWAFFESWTRNLFAAMESYRASSELLSSYQNVLSVAASWPKDRAQLFVIHANLFHLMKLTQYVKTYRQSYWFLDLVQTAERLLDQLEGTLYFADIPALLTDHQDAIIDTLQLTKQLKENEATSLYWIFAYQMLWWMLLKKPEWMQEEIHVLDQLINDENSSAAEKEKGLLLRAHFHVMEKEDEAALQIWKRMSRLNLSFYLSYMKSFARNGEWQRFLDWTASLTSLIGQAETQQYRLVIAIWQEAMEQVGRSAECGAKLKQFLPSSYHEYAAYLYDERQFQQWIDLQMSFQVPMADISIVQVKEIEEAEPTLLFPFYLREVNRLIAERNRTAYKEAIKLMKKVRTIYNRANQDPRWERYVEQLSAKHNRLRAFQEELRRGNFNL
- a CDS encoding DMT family transporter, translated to MLSISILLVLSSGLAHAVWNLFTKKSENKMAFLWLITLPTTVILLPVLIWELMHVQLTWSLVLFLFMSFFFQGCYTLLVSKAYTYGDISQVYPIMRGTGTLLIPFFSAIFFQEYLSVPGWLGVICIVIGVFAISGMIGTDRQAQPINPLALRYAFAVGLCITGYTLTDKQIVQQLSPFALLEITNFACLIVAGGFVWKKGLIRREWQKNWRTIVLGAVLSPGSYLLFLFAMTLAPLAAIAPIREVSTVFGTLLGVFLLKERQRVWRLSMSLMITIGIISIAVWG